One genomic region from Salvelinus sp. IW2-2015 linkage group LG24, ASM291031v2, whole genome shotgun sequence encodes:
- the LOC111951288 gene encoding arg8-vasotocin receptor — MEENVNIGFDPTGKPRMMGEEPGNDTGTLGNSSDPFGRNEEVAKIEITVLSVTFVVAVVGNLSVLLAMYMSRRKPLRMHLFMKHLSLADLAVAFFQVLPQLCWEITFRFYGPDFLCRIVKHLQVLGMFASTYMMVMMTLDRYIAICHPMQNIHQPTQRAYMMIGATWVCSLALSMPQYFIFSLSEVHPGSAVYDCWGHFIQPWGVRAYITWITVGIFLVPVAVLMLCYGFICRSIWLNIKYKTQKSAIAMALVTKNRLIGKSSVSSITTISRAKLRTVKITFVIVLAYVVCWAPFFTVQMWSVWDESFSWDDSENTAVTISALLASLNSCCNPWIYMIFSGHLLSDMVHCLPCCRRLFHMFGHQDSNSSIRRTTLLTRVPPPALPRRSSEKSSCKDCIHHSHRNCQSIPVES; from the exons ATGGAAGAAAATGTGAACATAGGCTTCGACCCCACCGGCAAGCCGAGGATGATGGGGGAGGAACCTGGGAACGACACCGGCACTCTTGGGAACTCCAGCGACCCGTTTGGCCGGAACGAGGAGGTTGCCAAGATCGAGATCACGGTGCTTAGCGTGACATTCGTCGTGGCTGTGGTGGGGAACCTGAGCGTGCTGCTGGCCATGTACATGAGCCGACGGAAGCCCTTGCGCATGCACCTGTTCATGAAACACCTGAGCCTCGCGGACTTGGCTGTGGCCTTTTTCCAGGTGCTGCCGCAGCTCTGTTGGGAGATCACCTTCCGCTTCTACGGGCCTGACTTCCTGTGTCGTATCGTCAAGCACCTGCAAGTGCTAGGGATGTTCGCGTCCACCtacatgatggtgatgatgacgcTGGACCGCTACATCGCCATCTGTCACCCKATGCAGAACATTCACCAGCCCACGCAGCGCGCCTATATGATGATCGGGGCCACCTGGGTGTGTAGTCTTGCCCTGAGCATGCCCCAGTATTTTATCTTCTCACTGAGCGAGGTCCACCCGGGCTCGGCCGTGTATGACTGCTGGGGACATTTCATCCAGCCGTGGGGTGTGCGCGCCTACATCACCTGGATCACCGTGGGCATCTTCCTCGTGCCCGTGGCCGTGCTCATGCTCTGCTACGGCTTCATCTGCCGATCCATCTGGCTGAACATAAAGTACAAGACCCAGAAGAGCGCGATTGCGATGGCACTTGTGACCAAGAATAGGCTGATCGGGAAGAGTTCAGTCAGCAGCATCACCACCATCTCGCGCGCCAAGCTGCGCACAGTGAAGATTACTTTCGTGATCGTGCTGGCGTACGTGGTKTGCTGGGCTCCGTTTTTCACCGTACAGATGTGGTCGGTGTGGGATGAGAGCTTCTCGTGGGATG ACTCCGAGAACACCGCAGTCACCATCTCGGCTCTGCTGGCCAGTCTGAATAGCTGCTGTAACCCGTGGATCTACATGATCTTCAGCGGCCACCTCCTCTCTGACATGGTCCACTGTCTGCCGTGCTGCCGGAGGCTGTTCCACATGTTCGGCCATCAGGACTCGAACAGCAGCATCCGCCGCACCACACTCCTGACCCGGGTACCACCCCCGGCCCTACCCCGGCGGAGCTCAGAGAAAAGCTCYTGCAAAGATTGTATTCACCACTCCCACAGGAACTGTCAATCAATCCCAGTGGAGTCTTGA